The stretch of DNA TTTCAGACGTAATGGCCTACGTTTTCTCACTCAGAATAGAAGTGACAGATAACGAGGTTTGTCAATGAAAGCATGTTTTTGCATATTAGATTAAATGGAAAGGCCGGGCGGTGAGATATTCGGTTCTTGTCCTTATGTTCTAGGCTACAATATTGAATTCATTGTAGTATCCTTTGAGATTTTTTGGATTTGTTGCCGTTTCTCTCTGGCATGCTACCTTCTGTGTTTGGGCTAATTAATTACCCTCCTTTGCCTTTTCTGGAGGGACAGTCACCCAGATTTGGCAACACAACGCTAGAGCAGCCACGCGTGTAATGGGAAAAAGATGGGAGCAGACtgcgggggagaggaggggtggaaGGGGGAAAGGGAAACAAGGGAATGGAGAGGGGACGTGCTAAGAAAGAGAGCGGCGATCTTGTCTCTGCGTGCGCAACAAAACTAGGGCACGCTTCCCCATTCATTCTGCGCCTCTTGTGCTATGAATGCACGTGCGCGCAGTGAGATAACGGTTCCTTCTGGGAGAAAAGGGGGGAATCGTTGAGGGCACGCGGACCGCTGCCTGATTGGGTACCGAGCGTAATCTGTATCAACCCTCTGTCCAGAGGTAACGACGATGTGCCTGCAATCCTCCGTGGACGGATGTGCCTGCAATCCTCCGTGGACGGGACCCCTGACCCCGCGTCGCCCTCTCTGATGGGTAGCTAATAACCTCGGCGCGGTGAGCGGAGAGAATCATCAGCTCAGTTTCGATAAGCAACACCCGCGGAGTGTTCACACCTTCCCTCTGTTCATCTTTCACACCGCGAATAACGGTCAATATGGGCTCAAAGACGAGCGAGGCTCGGACGTGTCTGTCATGTTCCTAAGTCTCGTGGGGGATGGGTGTACCCTTACACACCAACCGAAAGTGAGTGCTTCTTAGGTGCTATTGCTACAGATAAAATGTCTCTCCCTACTTTAATGTCGCGAAGCTGGTCATGCGCGTTTTCTGCCATAGCATACGTTTATCAATATATTGGTAACAACATACCCAAATTGATTACATTTACTTCAGCCTTTGACATAATTATGATGCACTGTCTGTTACTAAAGACACCTGGATGCACATAACTTATGCGCGTCACACCTGTGCAGTGTTCGACCGCAGTCAAGACGGGCGCGTAGGCCCATCGTGCTGCATTTAATGcgaaaatgaataaacatcaaTTAATAAACGTATTCTATTCACAGCAATAGCGCTAAATTTACAGGAAGGAGCCTATCAATAAAAAATACTACCAACAAATTAAAAGGACCAACACCAAAAACACCAACTTGTTTCCCTGTTCTATATGAATAATTTCaagacagagactgcactgtcgGGGAGTGCTTCATTCCTAACACTATAGCGCATTTTATGTCATCGTCTATAATAAACCGACTTTTCTTTCTGCGTTTTGATGGTTTTAATTATGGTATTTTATCACTGCAGTCAAAGCGCAGTGGGTTTTTGAATTCACTCGCTAAAACTCGCTTTTGTTGACAGTAACGATGAACAGAGAAGCCAGGGGGAATTACAGTTCCAAATGCGAACGGTGGCCAGTGACAGAGCGAGACACCTCTCCGCACATTGCCATTCACTTCAACGCGGGCGCTTTTGTTCCCCTTTGAGAGGGTAACTGGTATGAGAAGGCCTCGACTGCGACCACTGCTGCCTTTAAAATGCTTTGACTCTGCCTCGGTCCGCGGAGCGGGGTCGCGTCTGCTCTGGAAAAACGAGGACAAAAGCCCCTCAGACGCCCGCTCTCAATGTAGAGCGGTTATTACTCGCATGGAAACACAACATGTATGAAATTAAATAGCTTATCTGCAGTCGGTTTTCGCTGATTTAGCATATACATTTACCTCTGAAAACAAGTAGTAGCCTATATTTCAATCAGAACATAAATGCTGTTTCATGCTATTTCTATTTCAaagctacattaaaaaaaacaacactatcaactaaataaataaaccatgcttgtattataatttattattattgtatttattgtatttattgtatttattgtatttattgtatttattgtagcagtagcagtttTATTAGGGTTGTTGGAGATGTTAATAGTGTTAATACGCTAGCCTGAAAACGTAATGCTCCGATCCACTGTAAAGTCTCcgttcccccaccccctctcgaGGTGCCCGTCCGTTTCCCGGTCCACATTAAAGGAGACAGTCGTAAGTAGCTACATATCACAGGAGGTCTGCGCGCTGCTGATAACGCTCCGTGTGATTAACTCTTTCATTCACGGCGCCCGTTATTGATGGGATATCTTTCttctgtcaaaaaaaaacacacagtgaaTGCATATATCTGTGCTCACGAACGTTTCAGCTTCGTAACAAACAATGTCGAAGGCATATCATTCAGGAGACAAGTAAACGATTATCTGATAAATAACAGCCTCCCAATGTAAACTATTCGAAATCAGTGGCAAAATCCACACCTTGGAAAAACTAAATGGCTTTTGCGTTTCTATGTATTGCCTGGCATTACCTTTATGTCCTCTACTTATGGACAATGATAATAttcgagagagagaaaatagcaAGCGTGAGAGTAAAATTGTCAGTACCCAGTCGCTGTCCACTCCGTGGTGCTGAATGTTAAACTTTGATCTTTTCCATAATTCTGGTCTATACCAAACCACTTTCTTAATTATTAATATAACAACTTTATTCAAATAAACTTTTTTCAAGTCATCTGCCGTTTCACAGCGATGGTCGAAATATATTTAAATCGTATATTCATAGCTGCCAAATACTAACCATTTGAACGAGAAGTCTAAAACGGTCATAAAATAAGTGCACTCTGTAGTAAGTGTACGTCTTTAAAGACAAAAATGCTAACACATTCGTTTGTCGAATTCTATATTTTCAACAAGAATATATTCAGCGATTCATGTCCAAAACCCTTGACAAAGGCAATATAACAGATATGGATTTAGATATAGATACAGATATGGCATTTCCCAGACGAACATTCCTGTTCACGAGCGGCTTTCTGCTTTCCTGCTTATTACAGCATGTCTTTTGCTGTCGACGAAATTGTTtccgtttttatttattgagtcgctaacaaaaaaaaaataacaatgtgttttatttacattttactcaaTGTACTGTTTAaagttgtaaaaatgtttacattacgGTGGCTATAAACTAAAATGGAGTGTGGGTGGAGCCATGCTAATTGGACGCGAAAGGGAAGGCATTTTACTCCGCCGGAGTAACCACAACAGGGAGATGACTCGAGAGGGTTTATTGAAGCGCATTTGCACTGACCTACAATGAAGGAATCTGAGATGGAAAAAAGGTCAAATGGGAAATTAAGCAAATCGATATGAAacataatgatgataataataataataataataataataataataataataaccgtCAGTACCATCGTCTTCAttttcatcatcttcatcattatGGTGCATGCTGTGGTTTATTCGAGAAATCAATTTCCCCCGGTACATTTAATTTaccaactttttatttttgcccGCTAAACGTTCTTTTTATTTCCCGAAACATAGGCTATATTTTGTTATCCAGGACGAAGATCACTATGAAAGTGATCGAATTTGAACGTTTGGATATTATGTTAAATATTGCCCTTAAATAGGCAAATATGGCTTTCGGATAATATTAAAAATTCTGTCTATTCTCTTGAGCAAAACgacagaattaaaaaaaaattgaaaacataaaataaaatatgttccgTAACATACCGGTGCGTTAAAACTTAAATAAGGTGTTGTTTTCTGAATAGCGCAAACCAGTATTTTCAGCACTGGGTCGGTCCTAATCACGCACTTCCCCTACACGGTCAAGTGTATAGGCTACACTGCTCTAGTCTGTGTTCAGAACTAACATTAACGGGAGTCTATAGTCTTTATCAACAATTATTATACAATAAATAAGTATAATAGGTTAGAAATTATGTGTTCTCGTTTCTTAAATGTACTATTGCCTCAAAATAACTATTCGCAACGTTTCTTATATCCCATTCATCCGTCAACCGAATGATAATAGATTAAGACTAATTTATGGATGGGCTTAAAGTACCTGGTTCTAAATAAGTCAATATAACAATATCATTTAGACATATAAGCATACTTAAAACCAGTTTCGAAGGACTGGTAGGCCAATTCGTTTTCgtttagttttcactttagtttagtttagtttagttttaccGGTGTTATGGAGGAATCGACTGGCACATCCATACCCAGATCCATAGTTGTTCCAAATAAGGTATACTAAaagatacattttcattcaacGAAAAATGTCGTCCGCACTTCCAAACAAATAAAACCCACAAACTCATTCCATCCAAAAATAAATCCGTAACCAACCAAATAACAAATATTGCGAGTCGCGCATATCCTTAAAACCGACAGATCTGGAGAAAACCTAATTATTCGCAGAATTTTGTAAAGAATTGGTCCACATTCCATTGAAATAGCCTACATATAAACTCGTGCTGATGTTTGGGTCATTTAAAGGTCATATTTTATACACCTAGAAATTAAGTTCGACCCTGTCTAGGCTATAAGGGCAAACCTGctacattttctttatataCGAGTAAAGTTATGCAAGACTGCGAGCATCAGCGTGTCATTGGGCGTGTGGATAAACTATTTTGTATAGGCTAGTGAACTacgtggttggggggggggcggggggttgggggttacCGTAAGCGCCTCCCCCAGAAATGCAGCAAATCTCTCTGCGCTTCTGCTCAGTGCGGGAGGCAGTGGGCACCGGGGGGCCAGAGACGTGCTTGGCGAGGCAGAGTCTTTGCATTGGCGGGCTGGTGATGACACGTGCCTTCTCCTCGCCGCCCCCAGGCTCCAGCGAACCGCACTCTGGCTTCAGCGAGTCCGAGGGAAACCAACTGTGTGAGCGCGGCTGCTGCGACCGTTACGGAAAAAACGATTTCTGAAACAATACAAATTAGAACGCTTTCTGCCAGTGGCCTTTTTTTAAAAcgccctttaaaaataaattattgtttcAGAAGCATAACAATACTTCTGGGGGCTTCTCTTGtttacatgaaaatatatatatattcttccAAGTATGATGCAAGAATCAAGAACCAACATTTGAAGGTGACATGACCCAAGTGATTATCAATACGTTTAACAGAAATTGGAGATAACAACTGAAGACGATCTTTACCGGGACTTCGTCTGGTTTTATTTCCGTCCCGTTGAACAAAAGTGTGAAGTAAAAGACTATCTCATTGAAAATACGCGCATATTTTAGAAATCAAACTCTTTATTCAGAAAAGCGACGATGGCGACGTTAATCCGTGGCAAGATTTCCAACAAGCTTTCAAATGCCGCCACTTCTGTTTCCAATAAGTCGCAGGCTAAGGTGAGCGGCATGTTCGCCCGAATGGGGTTCCAGGCCGCCACGGACGAAGAAGCGCTGGGGTTCGCCGCCTGCGATGATCTGGATTACGACCATAGACAAGGGCTGCAGATGGACATTCTTAAGACGGAGGAGGTCGGTGGCGAGGGCGGCGGAGAGATGGTTGGAGATGGCACGGCTGAGGGGGACAGCCACTACCAGAGAGATGGCACCGGTCCCCCGCCCTCCTCTTCCAAAGACGCTGGGATCTGCAACGAGTTAGCTCAAGACAAACCCAAAATAACGGCATGGGAAGCGGGCTGGAACGTCACCAATGCCATTCAGGTAAAATATATCAACGACTTTTTATtgccagtttgtgtgtgtgggtgtgtgtgtgtgtgtgtgtgtgtgtgtgtgtgtgtgtgtagtatgtgtgtgcgtgtgtgtgtgtgtgtgtgtgtgtgtgtgtgtgcgtgtgcgtgtgtgtgcatgtgcgtgtgtgtggtatgtgtgtgtgtgcgtgtgcgtgtgtgagtgtgtatgtgtgtgatagtCATATTGGCTCAACCTATTGGAATTTGTGGTATAGGAATCATGACAGGAATGTTAACAATGCAATGCTTATGCCTGAGTTACGCAGTCCAAAACGGTATGTTTTTATTCGGTAATCAATCATTCTTATGGGTATTTTAATGTTACTTCTTGTTACTTTAATTTGTGCTAATTATGTCTAATCAAAACCACGgtggttctgttcatttaaACGCCAAAACGCACAAAACCACAATACCAACGGGTATTCAACGTCTGCCTCATAAACGCAATTCTGTATCTAGTTTATGGCCTATCTAATTATAAATAGCAAGCTGATTCATtgagaataaaaataacaataatgtcaACATCAAAATTATAGCCATTTGTGTAAAAGcattaattgtttttaaaagacTCATATGACAACAACTCGGCGTTGTGCTTCATTCACCATCACCTAAGAATGTTGTAAACCAAATGTCCTTTGAAAGGTCACAGAAACGTTTTGCTTCAACGAAATTATCTTAGACTATGATATTTGggaattttcattttaaactctTCATGCATGAAAATATTAAACCTGTGCTTCTATTCCATTTTAAATTGGTCTAATATTAATACTAAATGTACGTAAAATAAAACGGGTGTACGCTGACGAGCTGTGGAGTGCTACTGAACATGCAAAAACCTATGTCACAATTGAATTTCCATCTTGCGTAAGTCTTCGTTATCATGGGCAGTTACCGTTACGTCACTTTGTGGTCCACCTATGCAAGCTGATGACGAAAAACAAACCGGGCATGGCCAAAGCCTACATATACCCTACCGACAAATCTAGATAAAGACACATACCATTCAATAATTCACATAGCCAAGAATTTTATAAGATATACCCAAAGCTTCGTTTTGCCATTTTACCTTAGTAGTCACAACGTTACACTTTTTGACGCAATATATGGAATACACCCAATGGATGTGGCCTCGAGGCGCGAGGCTGTTCGTGGTGGTagcatttattttcacattacattacgttcaCTCAACAGACGCTCTTAccccaaagtgacttacagaagCAGAACATCAGTGTCCTCATGTAAGAAAGTGCGGAGTATTCTTATTCAATAAAATGgctgtgttttgtatttgcagGGTATGTTCGTGCTTGGGCTACCATACGCCATTCTCCACGGAGGATACCTCGGACTGTTTCTCATCATATTCGCAGCCGTGGTGTGCTGTTACACCGGGAAAATTCTCATCGCTTGTCTGTACGAGGAGAACGAAGACGGAGAGCTGGTGCGCGTGAGAGACTCCTATGTGGACATCGCCAACGCCTGCTGCGCGCCGAGATTCCCGTCCCTGGGCGGCCACGTCGTGAATGTAGCCCAAATAATCGAGCTGGTAATGACCTGTATTCTGTATGTGGTAGTTAGCGGAAACCTGATGTACAATAGCTTCCCCCATATGCCCGTTTCGCAAAAGTCCTGGGCGATCATCGCTACCGCCGCGTTGCTACCCTGCGCCTTCCTCAAGAACCTTAAGGCTGTGTCCAAGTTCAGCTTGCTCTGCACCCTGGCTCACTTCGTTATCAACGTCCTGGTAATAGCGTACTGCCTCTCAAGAGCACGAGACTGGGCCTGGGACAAAGTTAAGTTCTACATTGACGTCAAGAAGTTCCCCATTTCAATCGGGATCATAGTCTTCAGCTACACGTCGCAGATTTTTCTACCGTCGTTGGAGGGGAACATGCAGAAACCCAGCGAGTTTCACTGTATGATGAACTGGACCCACATCGCCGCTTGCATCCTCAAAGGACTGTTTGCCCTCGTGGCCTACCTGACCTGGGCAGACGCCACGAAGGAAGTCATCACTGACAATTTACCATCCACTATTAGGGCCGTGGTCAACCTTTTCCTGGTATCCAAGGCCTTGCTGTCATACCCGCTACCATTCTTTGCTGCTGTGGAGGTCTTGGAGAAGTCTCTCTTTCAGGATGGAGGGCGAGCATTTTTCCCCGACTGTTACGGGGGTGATGGACGCCTGAAATCGTGGGGTCTCACCCTTCGGTGTAGCCTTGTAGTGTTCACTTTGCTCATGGCTATCTATGTACCACACTTCGCTCTCCTGATGGGGCTCACTGGCAGTCTGACGGGCGCCGGGCTATGCTTTCTGCTTCCTAGCCTCTTTCACTTGAAGCTGCAGTGGAGAAATCTTTTGTGGCACCAGGTGTTCTTCGACGTTGCCATCTTTGTAATAGGC from Conger conger chromosome 14, fConCon1.1, whole genome shotgun sequence encodes:
- the LOC133110424 gene encoding vesicular inhibitory amino acid transporter, with translation MATLIRGKISNKLSNAATSVSNKSQAKVSGMFARMGFQAATDEEALGFAACDDLDYDHRQGLQMDILKTEEVGGEGGGEMVGDGTAEGDSHYQRDGTGPPPSSSKDAGICNELAQDKPKITAWEAGWNVTNAIQGMFVLGLPYAILHGGYLGLFLIIFAAVVCCYTGKILIACLYEENEDGELVRVRDSYVDIANACCAPRFPSLGGHVVNVAQIIELVMTCILYVVVSGNLMYNSFPHMPVSQKSWAIIATAALLPCAFLKNLKAVSKFSLLCTLAHFVINVLVIAYCLSRARDWAWDKVKFYIDVKKFPISIGIIVFSYTSQIFLPSLEGNMQKPSEFHCMMNWTHIAACILKGLFALVAYLTWADATKEVITDNLPSTIRAVVNLFLVSKALLSYPLPFFAAVEVLEKSLFQDGGRAFFPDCYGGDGRLKSWGLTLRCSLVVFTLLMAIYVPHFALLMGLTGSLTGAGLCFLLPSLFHLKLQWRNLLWHQVFFDVAIFVIGGICSISGFIHSMEGLIEAYKYNLQD